One stretch of Ananas comosus cultivar F153 linkage group 6, ASM154086v1, whole genome shotgun sequence DNA includes these proteins:
- the LOC109711593 gene encoding pathogenesis-related protein 1-like — protein MASTHHSHSLSCAVVFVAVLSAVSSTAGASRRMLQQQSSLAQQFLAPHNSLRGSLGLPPLRWSGALASYAQWWAGQRSGDCALVHSDTNYGENIFWGGGAGWQAGDAVAAWAAERSYYDYGSNACRPDEDCSHYTQMVWRQSQWLGCARVVCATGDTFITCNYDPHGNIMGQKPF, from the coding sequence ATGGCCAGTACTCATCACAGTCATTCCCTTTCATGTGCGGTTGTTTTTGTTGCAGTACTGTCGGCAGTTTCCAGTACTGCTGGTGCTTCACGGAGAATGCTGCAGCAGCAGAGCAGTCTGGCGCAGCAGTTCCTGGCGCCGCACAACAGCCTGCGCGGGAGCCTGGGGCTGCCGCCGCTGCGGTGGAGCGGCGCGCTGGCGAGCTACGCGCAGTGGTGGGCCGGGCAGCGGAGCGGGGACTGCGCGCTGGTGCACTCGGACACCAACTACGGGGAGAACATCTTCTGGGGGGGCGGGGCGGGGTGGCAGGCCGGGGACGCGGTGGCGGCATGGGCGGCCGAGCGGAGTTACTACGACTACGGGTCGAATGCGTGCCGGCCCGACGAGGACTGCTCGCACTACACGCAGATGGTGTGGCGGCAGAGCCAGTGGCTCGGCTGCGCCCGCGTCGTCTGCGCCACCGGCGATACCTTCATCACCTGCAACTACGACCCCCATGGCAATATCATGGGCCAGAAGCCCTTCTAA